The window GGAACTAACTTCAAGGCCATTTATACATTCCATTGGAACAGTTTCCACAGTAAATCCATATTTTTTTCCAATTGAACGAAAATGATTTACATCTACTTGATCAAGCCCAAACAGAGCATTTTCTCCGGCTACAAGGGTTTTTGTATTTAGCATCTTATTTAACACATCATGTGCAAAAGACTCTGCCGTCATATTTTTGATTATATCTTCAGATAGAGAGAACATAGTATCCAGTTTACCATTTTGCAATAAATAGGACTTTTCTTCTTCAGTATAAATAACAGGACTGGAATTATTAGACAAGCTAATTAATACCGGCCTTAGATTTTTGCATTTACAGAGTCTATCAATAACGGCTCTGTGTCCAACATGAAGTCCATCAAAAAAACCGACAGCAACACAACTTTCTCCATTAGTGATAGGTTGTAACTTATCCGTAATTCTCATTATTTCCTCCTACAGAAAACAGGCAAATCGCTGTCAAAGAAGCAGCGGAAACCCGCTGCTTCAAATCTCAATCCTAATCAGCCTTATTTTTTTTCATCATTATAAACATAATAATTCCGCCGATACCATATAAAATAAATGTGAATAGCCACATATATACACTGCCATTAAAAATAGCAGGTATATAACAAACTAATATCAGAATAATCGTCAATATTGAAACAATATTTCCTCCGGGAGCAGCATAATTACCTTCTACATGAGGTAGTTTTTTTCGAGATGCTATCAACGAAAAACACACAATAACTATAGTGATTGCTGCTGAAATTGATCCTAAATTTACCAATAACTCTGTAATGCTTGGAAAACAACTTAGTACAATTGTACATGCTGACAAGGTAAGACAGGCTGTGGATGGAACCCCGTTTTTATTGACTTTACCAAAAAATGCCGGCAGCATTTTTGCATTTGCCATTGAACATACAGCACGAGCATTTAAGAACCCGACAACAAGCATTGTCGTCAATAAGGCGAGCAATGCAGAAATAGAAATGAGCTTTGAAAGCCATGGGAACATATTAAGAGATGTAAAAGCTGCAGCAAACATAGGTATAAATCTCATACCGGGATTCTTAATTAAAAATTCCGTGGTAATATTTCCCATTGTTCCCAGAATCATAAGTTGATATAAAAGAACAACAAGAATAAGAGAGATAGCTAACGATTTAGGAACTGTTCGATTTGGATTTTCTACTTCTCCAACCATGAAGGCAATGGCTACTACAGAGCCATACCCAACCATAGCATTAGGAATAGCTTGAATAAAACCGGCTACTCCTTTAGCACCTTGTGTAAAAAAAGGAACCATGTTTTGAGGATTCCATCTACCGGCAAACATAGCAATACTTACAAAAGTGAGCATTGTTATCACAAGTAAAGCTACCAACACATTATTGTACTTTCCTGCACTTGTAACTTTTATTAAGTTAAGAGCCGTACATATAACAATAGAAATAATTGCCAATGGGATTCTAAATCCGGCTAGAGCTTGAAAACCGACTCCCAAGTATACAGCTACATAAATAGCTGAGAAAGCTACTGCAATTATATTGGAAATAACATAGCCCCAAGCAGAAATAAATCCCCATACTTTTCCTTCACGCTCATTTTTACCCATTGCTTTTGCAGGAAATACAAATACACCTCCCGATTTAGGATATCGAATTGATAGTTCAGCAACCTGAATCCCATACAAGCCTAAAATCAAGGCAGCAACAAACCATGTAATCAGAGCTGCGGGCCCCGCATAATACATAGTCATACCTGAAAGCGAAAAGATAGCACTTCCGATACAGCCTCCGACAAGAATAGTTACACATGAGCCTAAACCCAATTTTTCGTTTTCTTTTATTTTCATGATAGACCTCCTTAGAAAATAAAATTTTTAATCTGTAATAATCATACGAAATGTGCCCGGAACAATAGCTGCTTCGAAAGCTTTTTGAGCCTCCTCAAAAGGAAATTTTTTAGCAATCAAAGGTTTACAATTAATGATACCTGTAGATAATAATCTGTTTGCAGTATAAAAATTTCTTTCATCAGGACTAATTGCTCCCGTTAACACAATCTCACTACCATGCAGCATTTGAGGACTAACAGGTGTGGGAGAATCAGGATGCATTGAACTGTATTGGATCATCCTTCCGCATTTACCGGTCATTGCGATTGCTTGAGGAACAACTCCAGGAATAGGTGTTGTATTAAATACTGCATCTGCTCCTCGTCCATTTGTTAAACTTTGTATAAATGTAACAGGGTCATGCTCCAAAGGATTAAAGACTATATCCGCCCCCAGCTGTTTTCCCAGTTTGCATCTTTCCGGATCAACTTCACTTAAAATAACTCGACAACCGCGGCACTTGGCTAACATTATATGATATTGCCCCATAATACCACCTCCTATTACAACTACATCTTCGCCCAACTGTAAATTTGCTCTTTCAATACTGTGTACACAGCAGGCCAATGGTTCTGTAAGACATGCTTCCTCGTAGCTGAGCTCGTCTGAAATTGGAAAAAGAGCAGAAGTATTAACAATGATATAATCACATAAGCCTCCGGGGCCTACCAATAAATTTTCTCTTACAGGTTTTTTTTGTGCGCGTTCGCATAAATTATTATGTCCGCTATGACAATAATGACACTCACCGCAATTATAAAGCAAGCGCACAGCCACCCTATCCCCTGCAGACCATTTTTTCGTATTTACCCCATCACCAAGGGCAACTACTTCGCCTGAAACCTCATGACCTCCGGTACAAGGCAGGGGCATGGGAATTTCACCCCGAAAAATTCGCTGCTCCAATGTACAAAGAGCAACTGCATGAACTTTGACAAGCACCTCACCGCTTCTAAGATCAGGCGTGTTCAGCTCTAGGATTTCGACTTTATGCGGGCCTGTAACTGCTGCAGTCCTTATTTTTATCGACATATTTTATCATACCTCCTATTTCAATATGGAAAGAGCTTCGGCAACAGAAGCATTGTCATGAATGACAATAGATATCGCTTCACAAAAACGAGCAATATTGGAATGGCGATATATATTCCGCCCCATAATTATCCCCTTTGCCCCTGCTTCCAGTGCAGATTTAATATCCAAAAAAATCTCTTCTTCGAATTTTGCTTTGCTTCCTCCAAGAACCAAAATGGGAGCAAAGCAGCTTTCAGTAACTCCAATAAAATCATCCTTGCCTACAAACTCGGTTTTGACAAAATCGGCTCCAAGTTCAGCTCCTTGACGGCAGGCGAATTTTATATTGTCGATTGAGCGGGTATCAATGCCTTCATGTTTTTCAAATCCAAACGGAAGCATTTCAGCTCCTATGGGCAGACCGAATTTTTCTCCATCTGCACAAAGTTTTGCAAGATATTTAAGGCTATGCTCATTATCCGTCGAGCCAGGATAACCCATACATAGCATAGCATCAGCTCCAACTCTTACAGCATCTTCTGCCGAATACAATAGGTCCAGCCGATCCATAGGCTTTCGTAATGAAGAGATACCTCCATCCGCCCTCATGATAAGACCGGTATTTCCAAATTCTTTTTGGAAATTTTTTATCATACCATAAGTCGTCAAAAAGGCATCAGCCCCTCCGGATACTGCTTCCCGTATCACATGGCCGGCATCATGTAAATCCGGAGACGGCATCATTGCTGCATGGTCTAAAGCAAGCACAAAAGCCTTTCCGTCACTACGAAAAATGTTGTTCATCCTTCGCTTCATAATTCCTCCTTTCATCTTAAAGATGAATTTAAATCAAATCTATATAAGGATCAGTAAGCTTCAGCAAATATTTTGCTATAGCCGCACTGATTTCCGCCTAAATAAAGATGTGTTGTATTATCCAAAACCAATTCATTATTTGAAGGAGGGAAAAAACCTCCGGATTCTTTATTAAGCCGAAATGTATCTCCTCCAACAACACGCTTAACCTGTTTGAGATATACAGGTTTTTCAATAGAACCTCCTGTACAAACTGCATCTGCTTCCGGAAAGTGATCAACAAGCAAAACGCCTTCAGTGCCGTCTTTCCCTCCAAATTCAAATGTAATCGTTGAAGCCATAATTCCATGGTTTTCTGCTGTTTGAATAGTATACATACCGTCAACGCAGGCATTTCCGCCGCCTTCCCACGCCATTACTAATCCGTCCGCTTTAAGCATTTGTGCAAGTTTAACACAATGACTGGCGCATCTTTGTTTATGCCAGTTACTTGGATTATGACTTCGGCATAAAATAACTCCTTTGAACCATAGATCCTTACCATGCCGGCGATATAAATCCAATAAAATCGGATGATTAACATGTAAATATGTCGGTACCTTAAAAGCCGGCCAAACATAATTACCGCTTACTATGCAACCATCAAGCATCTCATTAGGATGTAGGATAGTCGGGACAATATCATAAATAGGCAGTCCATATAAAAAAGTATTAGCATATGGCCCTTGATTTTGGCATTGCCATACCAAAACAACATTTGGAAGAGAGCTGTTGTTTTGTAAAGTTTGAAATGTTTCGGTACGATCAGGTTTAAGAGTTCTGGTAAGCTCCGCAAGATATGTAGATATTTTAATGGCTATCAGACGGATATCATTGTCATATTCCATTGCGGATTTTCCTTCATTTAAATCATATACTATCACTAGATTGTGCATTTCAGAAAATGGAGTATATTGAGCATAGTCTCCGGCTATTTCAATTATAGCATCACGCGGATACAATAACCCGCTTGATGCATTAGTCTCATCCCATGGAAGATCAGCACTCTCCATAACTGAAAAACCTGAAAAGATATTTGTTATGCCACGCCCTACAGTAAAAGGTGTTCCAAAAAAACCGGAATATTGCTGTCCTTCTCCTTCAAGCTTTACCATAGAAGCAAGTGTATCTAAAACATGAATTATTCGAGCATTTTCTCCGGGATGGGTAATCTCCAATCTAAACCCTTTAACAGCATTAAATAAGTCTTTGGCAACTTCATTCAATTCATCCTCGGAAATTGTTAAAATTCCATCAGAAAAGCAGCATTTATCCCCAAACTTAACATCTTTAACATCAAAATACTGACGAATTAAAACCATATCATCCATATTTTATCCCTCCTTATCATGGTCTACAGTGAAAACAGTAGGTGATAAGACTTCTGTTTGCAAGGCTTCTAAAGCTTTATCAACAATTTTACGTCTGTATGCCGTCTCGCGTTCAAGAGGGAGCATAGGATTACCTACAGGTGCAGTAAATCCACCGCCAAAAACAATTCGGTTTGCCCCAACACTTTCAGATATGGACGTAAATGCGTTTATATGTACGTTTGGAATACCGACACGATCCAATTCTTTGCAAATCGTTGCACCGCAACGTGTACAGGTTCCTCACGTACTAGTTAAAATTACAGCACCTACACCTTCTTCTTTAATTTTCCTTGCCCAAGCCTTGCCCATGGACTCACTAACAGCCACATTTGTACCAACACCGCATGTCGTTCCAAAGTAAGGATATATTCCCCCAATAATACCTTCGGCTTCACATTGTCTTAAAGCATCTAAGGGAATCAATCTATTAGGCTCTGCAGATGCTGCTGTAGTATCATATCCCCCATGAATGGACTCATATACCCCTTGCGGCAAGGTATCGCGGTTAGAAATATCGTAGACTTTAAAATCCTCAGCAAAGGCTTGCTTGAGTTTATCAGGGTTTCCAATAGGAACTAATCCGCCGGTAGTAAATAATGCTATAGTTGTTTTGTTCATTTTATGAATAGGCGGAGCAGGAGGAACTCTCTCAAACCCCCGTAAGGGAACCTCAGTTTGATAGGGCCGGCCATTTAACTTATCCAACAACATATCCACCACTCTTTCAGCACCGGTTTTTTT of the Treponema denticola ATCC 35405 genome contains:
- a CDS encoding APC family permease, with amino-acid sequence MKIKENEKLGLGSCVTILVGGCIGSAIFSLSGMTMYYAGPAALITWFVAALILGLYGIQVAELSIRYPKSGGVFVFPAKAMGKNEREGKVWGFISAWGYVISNIIAVAFSAIYVAVYLGVGFQALAGFRIPLAIISIVICTALNLIKVTSAGKYNNVLVALLVITMLTFVSIAMFAGRWNPQNMVPFFTQGAKGVAGFIQAIPNAMVGYGSVVAIAFMVGEVENPNRTVPKSLAISLILVVLLYQLMILGTMGNITTEFLIKNPGMRFIPMFAAAFTSLNMFPWLSKLISISALLALLTTMLVVGFLNARAVCSMANAKMLPAFFGKVNKNGVPSTACLTLSACTIVLSCFPSITELLVNLGSISAAITIVIVCFSLIASRKKLPHVEGNYAAPGGNIVSILTIILILVCYIPAIFNGSVYMWLFTFILYGIGGIIMFIMMKKNKAD
- a CDS encoding zinc-dependent alcohol dehydrogenase, giving the protein MSIKIRTAAVTGPHKVEILELNTPDLRSGEVLVKVHAVALCTLEQRIFRGEIPMPLPCTGGHEVSGEVVALGDGVNTKKWSAGDRVAVRLLYNCGECHYCHSGHNNLCERAQKKPVRENLLVGPGGLCDYIIVNTSALFPISDELSYEEACLTEPLACCVHSIERANLQLGEDVVVIGGGIMGQYHIMLAKCRGCRVILSEVDPERCKLGKQLGADIVFNPLEHDPVTFIQSLTNGRGADAVFNTTPIPGVVPQAIAMTGKCGRMIQYSSMHPDSPTPVSPQMLHGSEIVLTGAISPDERNFYTANRLLSTGIINCKPLIAKKFPFEEAQKAFEAAIVPGTFRMIITD
- a CDS encoding class I fructose-bisphosphate aldolase — translated: MKRRMNNIFRSDGKAFVLALDHAAMMPSPDLHDAGHVIREAVSGGADAFLTTYGMIKNFQKEFGNTGLIMRADGGISSLRKPMDRLDLLYSAEDAVRVGADAMLCMGYPGSTDNEHSLKYLAKLCADGEKFGLPIGAEMLPFGFEKHEGIDTRSIDNIKFACRQGAELGADFVKTEFVGKDDFIGVTESCFAPILVLGGSKAKFEEEIFLDIKSALEAGAKGIIMGRNIYRHSNIARFCEAISIVIHDNASVAEALSILK
- a CDS encoding glycine/sarcosine/betaine reductase component B subunit, which produces MDDMVLIRQYFDVKDVKFGDKCCFSDGILTISEDELNEVAKDLFNAVKGFRLEITHPGENARIIHVLDTLASMVKLEGEGQQYSGFFGTPFTVGRGITNIFSGFSVMESADLPWDETNASSGLLYPRDAIIEIAGDYAQYTPFSEMHNLVIVYDLNEGKSAMEYDNDIRLIAIKISTYLAELTRTLKPDRTETFQTLQNNSSLPNVVLVWQCQNQGPYANTFLYGLPIYDIVPTILHPNEMLDGCIVSGNYVWPAFKVPTYLHVNHPILLDLYRRHGKDLWFKGVILCRSHNPSNWHKQRCASHCVKLAQMLKADGLVMAWEGGGNACVDGMYTIQTAENHGIMASTITFEFGGKDGTEGVLLVDHFPEADAVCTGGSIEKPVYLKQVKRVVGGDTFRLNKESGGFFPPSNNELVLDNTTHLYLGGNQCGYSKIFAEAY
- a CDS encoding glycine/betaine/sarcosine/D-proline family reductase selenoprotein B produces the protein MIYKAIHYINQFYAGIGGESSADSGFVVLRDKKGPAIGLEGLWHGKMIVTKVICCGDNYINLDRNFEEVCRQLKKIVEEEKPDVLIAGPAFNAGRYGMACAKICDYVRSNLNLPSVTAMWHENPAVKIYVRNNYIISSTETAAGMHKTLQDLADLALKLAKKEKIGPARIEGYLPTGHRYNEYHKKTGAERVVDMLLDKLNGRPYQTEVPLRGFERVPPAPPIHKMNKTTIALFTTGGLVPIGNPDKLKQAFAEDFKVYDISNRDTLPQGVYESIHGGYDTTAASAEPNRLIPLDALRQCEAEGIIGGIYPYFGTTCGVGTNVAVSESMGKAWARKIKEEGVGAVILTSTUGTCTRCGATICKELDRVGIPNVHINAFTSISESVGANRIVFGGGFTAPVGNPMLPLERETAYRRKIVDKALEALQTEVLSPTVFTVDHDKEG